The DNA region CAGCTGCAAAATGTGTCCCTCCTGGATTAGTACAAAGCGCTGTGCTGTTTATGCAGCCTTCATCGACACCTTTATGTATGCAAGTCCTTGTTCTGAGATCCCAATGGTAAACATGGCCATCGCCACCAGAGCTCAACAACTTTTGCCCGTCCTCGGTGAAAGCTAAGGTACGGACCGTTCCATTCATCTTCAGTGTACCGATTAGTTGCTTTGATTTTGTTGAGACCAGTAAAATATAACCTTCGTTACCAACAAAGGCTATTGTTTTGGAATCGGGAGAGACCTCAAAAACTTCCAAACTCTTTTCTTCCCTACCCAGCAGTGGACCGATTTTGTCAACTCGAGCCTTAACTAAATCAAGACTGTAAAAAAACTTCCTTCTTCCCGATAGTATCACCTGAGACCCATCAGGCAAAAAAGATGCTTTTCGAATGGGACAATCTTCAAGGAATATGCTTTGGATTTTGGTGTTTCGTTTTCCATCAATTTGAAAAAATCTAAGCTTCCGGTCTAATCCGGCAGCAAGAAGCAACTGACCATTTCGATGGAACTGAACCGAATTTATAGGACCATTAGAAGGATCCTGTATATTTGCATCTACAAGTCTTGAGTATTCAATATGACCTGGCAACAATTTTGAGCTGCTCTTCACAACCAGGTCTTCATTTGTTCTCAGAATATCGTTCACATCTTCATAACCTTGACTCACAACAGCAGCTTTATTATCATCATCTGTTAACTCATCATCAGAAGATCCATCCATTTTCTCCCCTGAATCGAGTTGGGCCCAGTCAGTTCCTCGGTTAAGCTTTATGTGTTGAGCCCTCAATCTTGACACATACTCTGAACCAGATATCAAATCCTCATCCTCTTCCTTTCTCAGCTTCCTCAATCTATTAACTTTGGCTATGTTAACAGTGActttttcttcttcctcatcGACCCACGCAGGTTTTCTTTTCAAAGCATCCTCATCTGACAAGTCAGCATCCTCCTGGTAAACAGAGACAACACTATCTGCAGAACGGTCGGTGAAGAATAAATCAGAAGCCTTTGCACCAGACACAGCTTCCACTTCATCATCACCGCCCTTTCCAAATTCAAGAGGGGAATAGAGAGACCCGAACAAAAAGTTTTCCAGCTTTTTCATTTCTTTCACTTGTTCTAATTCCAACTGTTCTGCCTTGCCATCTCGCTTCCGCTTCTTCACTTCCATAGCATCAGCATCAGACTCTTGCCCATCTTCAACCTCCTTTTCTTTAATGTCTTCCTCCCTCTTGGTCTCTATTTTAGAACGAGCATTTTGAGATATTAAACTCATCTTTCACAAGCGAACCTGCAACATTAAAAAGTGAATATGTAACCAGAATATTAAAATGTTACAGCCACAGCATCAAGGTTTTCAATATCCAAAGCCGCGGTTGAGACAAAATCAGTCGCATTCAACCATGATTCTCTGTAATATATCAATGATTGAAAGAGACCACAATCCAGCCATGACATCGGAGCTTTTGATGTCCATGACCACATTCGAGGCTCAAAAATAATAGAAACCTAAAAGAACAAACTCATAATAGAAAAGTTGAGAAAGAGTGAAT from Lathyrus oleraceus cultivar Zhongwan6 chromosome 1, CAAS_Psat_ZW6_1.0, whole genome shotgun sequence includes:
- the LOC127117492 gene encoding U3 small nucleolar RNA-associated protein 18 homolog, which translates into the protein MSLISQNARSKIETKREEDIKEKEVEDGQESDADAMEVKKRKRDGKAEQLELEQVKEMKKLENFLFGSLYSPLEFGKGGDDEVEAVSGAKASDLFFTDRSADSVVSVYQEDADLSDEDALKRKPAWVDEEEEKVTVNIAKVNRLRKLRKEEDEDLISGSEYVSRLRAQHIKLNRGTDWAQLDSGEKMDGSSDDELTDDDNKAAVVSQGYEDVNDILRTNEDLVVKSSSKLLPGHIEYSRLVDANIQDPSNGPINSVQFHRNGQLLLAAGLDRKLRFFQIDGKRNTKIQSIFLEDCPIRKASFLPDGSQVILSGRRKFFYSLDLVKARVDKIGPLLGREEKSLEVFEVSPDSKTIAFVGNEGYILLVSTKSKQLIGTLKMNGTVRTLAFTEDGQKLLSSGGDGHVYHWDLRTRTCIHKGVDEGCINSTALCTNPGGTHFAAGSDSGVVNIYNREEFLGGKKKPMKVIDNLNTTVDFMRFNHDSQILAICSGMRKSSFKLIHIPSYTVFSNWPPPNANLHYPRCLDFSPGGGFMAVGNASGKVLLYKLHHYQHA